From a single Dysidea avara chromosome 14, odDysAvar1.4, whole genome shotgun sequence genomic region:
- the LOC136243987 gene encoding uncharacterized protein: MGDEEKQVKYERCKAIRAANRSFVIKLLEETNTISSTATVSNDQYTRLDVIYRQLEAKSLSLAELDKEALLLCDIKDISVEVEESESVVARIMECKGKIESMKLRRSPVVTSTVSGAPSVVGAQARLPKLVLPTFKGDVTKWTSFWDSFKSAIHDNNQLTKIDKFNYLVSLLDGAAARAIKGLTLSDGNYDAAVELLKQRFGRPQHIICAHMEELVKIPCSANDRPQALRYIYDQITVHIRGLATLGIGSTQYGSLLIPIIMSKLPGEIRLRVARETKDDVWSLDDLMQVIQAEVEAREASEGVRMNAVKPPMPPSNRSSSGNHNPTANALSASQMKVKCAYCNGNHFSASCDKVQNIQDRKKLLLSANQCFNCLRPDHKARDCTSTKSCRHCHRKHHQSICDRLNPSPKEPGNQAVQSVETSSSTANVGMKNPQTVLLQTARVVASGESEQPQALVRVLFDSGSQLSYVSEKLQRQLKLKPIRIEKLHLNTFGSSGYKSQSCGVVKLSLRKPGLEDVVTISALSSPVICSPLPSVVNPVSYAHLKDLVLADSGTDDHGTIDVLVGSNYYWTIVTGDLRRGERGPVAVSSKFGWLLSGPVPPLGSSPLSHTHVSIAAGLDNSVFKDRDSELLLAVKKFWDTESIGVTENSTVPENEELFLSSISFDGTRYEVGLPWRDGHPDVPNHLTMCQTRLKLLQRRLCSQPELVQEYSRIIEEQINLGIVETVKEPLTSTDKSSSTIHYLPHHGVVRTSSQTTKLRIVYDGSARAAGDDCSLNDCLQKGPNYIPKLFEVLIRFRFHRVAVAADIEKAFLMVGIREPDHDLLRFLWLKNPTNPQSEIVHLRFARLVFGLRPLPAILRAVICHHLQKYKDSVPELVSKLQDSLYVDDLVSGTNTVTKAIEFYRDARKVMSEAGMNLRKWKSNSQELLHHVKGSEVSERLQISSGTVSEEDESFAKATTGYIAEANDDLVKLLGVAWNAGTDDLTFNFTELIRYAESLTFTKRSLLKFTAKLFDLLGFLSPYIIQLKILFQKLCDDHKCWDDPLHGELLEKYKSIVSELHFLSRVKVPRYYFEVSYDDVDTIQLHGFCDASSHAYAAVVYLRSTYGSGHMQVRMVASKSRVAPSKPQTIPRLELLGALILSRLSATVVSSLPTNPKPFYWTNSTTVLHWICNHRQWKQYVSNRVNEIRTRSTAGSWRHCPGACNPADLPSRGVNGESLLSSELWWCGPQFLQLPEERWPESTVPPTSCTVESELIKSPSLNTHSLVANLSRPSKNLEDIFDCRRFGSFVKLLRVTAYVLRFAKILCPPKTSNCVPTASELNWIQSIQGKMFASEISHLKHPSPPKPIRADQFNLFLSEESVLKCKGRIGNANVPESSKTPVLLSTRHPFVDLLILHVHVQVKHSGIADTLSTLRESYWILKGRQAVKRVLNSCVVCSRFEGIPYASVKSPDLPSLRVSEDAPFTNTGIDFAGPLYTFETSTGGDSNKAYVCLFTCASTRAVHLELAQDLSVNTFLRLFRRFASRRGLPSTLITDNAKTFKASSQIIARISRASEVVQFLSNHRITWTFITERAPWWGGFWERLIRSVKRCLKKSIGRANLSFDELHTVIVEIESILNARPITYLYDDQEGISTALSPSHLVYGRKITTMPNSETFEVISTHQSLTRRAKHHKHLLSQFTMKWRKDYLLSLREHHRQGTSSKGSLSIKLGDEVLVKGDLSNRAFWRLGVVEELLPGRDDNVQAAVVKVADKSGEKRAVLLRRSIKHLYPLEVKAQSPLSERARQVALNPPTVPAAELSEEHQSTQGNDGTLSQRPRRQAAIAGEKLRRGQK, encoded by the coding sequence ATGGGAGACGAAGAAAAACAAGTCAAATATGAACGATGCAAAGCGATCCGGGCAGCTAATAGGAGCTTCGTGATTAAGTTACTAGAGGAGACAAACACTATCTCATCCACCGCTACTGTTTCTAATGATCAGTACACTAGACTAGACGTGATCTATCGCCAGTTGGAAGCCAAGTCGTTGTCGTTAGCTGAATTGGACAAAGAAGCCTTATTGTTATGTGATATAAAGGACATATCAGTGGAAGTGGAAGAATCTGAGTCGGTCGTCGCCCGAATTATGGAGTGCAAGGGAAAGATAGAATCAATGAAGCTTCGTCGCTCACCCGTTGTAACTTCTACCGTATCCGGAGCTCCTTCTGTTGTGGGCGCCCAGGCCCGCCTTCCAAAGTTGGTCCTTCCCACGTTCAAAGGGGATGTCACAAAATGGACATCATTCTGGGACTCATTCAAGTCTGCAATTCACGATAACAATCAGTTAACAAAAATTGACAAGTTTAATTATCTGGTTAGCTTGCTAGATGGTGCAGCTGCCCGTGCCATCAAGGGCTTAACACTTTCTGATGGCAACTATGATGCAGCAGTTGAATTACTGAAACAGCGTTTTGGACGTCCTCAACATATTATCTGTGCACACATGGAAGAGCTTGTGAAGATACCCTGCAGTGCTAATGATCGTCCCCAGGCTCTGAGGTATATCTATGACCAGATAACAGTACACATAAGAGGGTTGGCTACTTTGGGGATTGGCTCCACCCAGTACGGCAGTTTGCTTATACCAATAATAATGTCCAAGTTACCTGGAGAAATACGATTGAGAGTGGCGAGAGAGACCAAGGATGATGTGTGGAGTTTAGATGATCTAATGCAAGTCATTCAAGCTGAGGTCGAGGCAAGAGAAGCTAGCGAGGGAGTGAGAATGAATGCAGTTAAACCACCCATGCCACCTTCCAATAGATCTTCATCAGGAAACCACAATCCCACTGCCAATGCACTCTCTGCCAGCCAAATGAAGGTCAAGTGTGCATACTGTAATGGGAATCATTTTTCGGCTTCATGTGACAAGGTTCAGAACATTCAAGACCGCAAGAAACTGTTACTGAGTGCCAACCAATGTTTTAATTGTCTGAGGCCAGATCACAAGGCGCGAGATTGCACTTCTACCAAGAGTTGTAGGCACTGTCACAGGAAACATCACCAATCTATCTGTGACCGACTCAATCCCTCACCAAAGGAGCCAGGTAACCAAGCAGTACAATCAGTGGAGACCTCTTCCAGCACCGCCAATGTTGGTATGAAGAATCCTCAAACTGTCCTTTTACAAACTGCTAGAGTGGTGGCATCTGGGGAGAGTGAGCAGCCTCAAGCTCTGGTCCGTGTACTTTTTGATAGTGGCAGTCAACTGTCCTACGTTTCTGAGAAACTTCAACGTCAACTGAAGCTAAAGCCCATAAGGATTGAAAAATTACATCTCAACACATTTGGTAGTTCTGGGTACAAGTCTCAATCATGTGGTGTAGTGAAGTTGTCTTTAAGGAAGCCAGGCCTTGAGGATGTTGTCACCATCTCTGCTCTAAGTTCCCCAGTCATATGCTCTCCCTTACCTTCTGTTGTTAATCCTGTGAGTTACGCACATCTTAAAGATTTGGTTTTGGCTGACAGTGGTACAGATGACCATGGTACTATTGACGTACTGGTGGGTTCCAATTACTATTGGACCATTGTTACCGGTGACTTGCGAAGGGGTGAAAGAGGGCCTGTGGCTGTCAGCAGCAAATTTGGGTGGCTTCTTTCCGGACCGGTTCCCCCTCTTGGCTCAAGTCCCTTGTCGCATACACATGTTAGTATAGCTGCAGGCCTTGACAATTCTGTGTTCAAGGACAGAGATTCTGAACTGCTATTAGCAGTGAAGAAATTTTGGGACACTGAGTCTATCGGCGTCACTGAGAATTCtactgtacctgagaatgaaGAGTTGTTTCTTTCCTCAATAAGTTTTGATGGCACTCGTTATGAGGTGGGGCTGCCATGGAGGGATGGTCATCCAGACGTACCCAACCACTTGACCATGTGTCAAACACGATTAAAGTTGCTGCAGAGGCGACTTTGCTCTCAGCCCGAATTAGTGCAAGAGTACAGTAGAATAATTGAAGAGCAGATCAATCTCGGTATTGTTGAAACCGTCAAGGAACCATTGACTTCGACTGATAAGTCTAGTTCAACCATTCATTATCTTCCTCATCATGGAGTGGTACGTACGAGCAGCCAAACTACAAAGCTCCGTATCGTTTATGATGGCTCAGCTCGAGCTGCAGGTGATGACTGTTCATTAAACGACTGTTTGCAGAAAGGCCCAAACTACATACCCAAATTGTTTGAAGTGCTCATCCGTTTTCGATTTCATCGTGTGGCTGTTGCTGCTGATATTGAGAAGGCTTTCCTCATGGTAGGCATAAGAGAGCCAGATCACGACCTTCTCCGTTTCCTTTGGTTAAAGAACCCAACTAACCCTCAGTCCGAGATAGTTCATCTCCGTTTTGCAAGACTAGTATTTGGCCTTCGACCATTACCCGCAATTTTGAGAGCCGTCATCTGTCATCATTTGCAGAAATACAAAGACAGTGTTCCAGAGTTAGTGAGTAAATTACAGGATTCGTTGTATGTAGATGATTTGGTGTCAGGTACAAACACAGTCACTAAAGCAATCGAATTTTATCGTGATGCCAGGAAGGTTATGTCAGAAGCAGGAATGAACCTGCGTAAGTGGAAATCAAACTCACAAGAGTTACTTCATCATGTTAAGGGATCTGAAGTGAGTGAACGTCTCCAGATAAGTTCAGGAACTGTGTCTGAAGAAGATGAATCATTTGCTAAGGCCACTACTGGTTACATAGCAGAGGCAAATGATGACCTTGTTAAACTCCTTGGCGTAGCCTGGAATGCTGGTACTGATGATTTGACCTTTAACTTCACTGAGCTGATAAGGTATGCTGAATCACTTACATTTACTAAACGTTCTCTTTTGAAATTCACAGCAAAGTTGTTTGACCTTTTAGGGTTCCTGAGTCCGTATATTATACAGTTGAAGATACTGTTTCAGAAGCTGTGTGATGACCACAAATGTTGGGATGATCCCCTTCATGGTGAACTGCTAGAGAAATACAAGAGCATAGTTTCTGAATTGCACTTTCTGTCAAGGGTCAAAGTGCCAAGGTACTATTTTGAAGTAAGTTACGATGATGTGGACACAATCCAGCTTCATGGATTCTGTGATGCCTCTAGTCATGCATATGCAGCAGTGGTTTATCTTCGTTCAACTTATGGGAGTGGCCATATGCAAGTTAGGATGGTTGCATCCAAAAGCCGTGTTGCACCATCTAAGCCACAAACCATTCCTCGACTTGAGTTGCTTGGAGCTCTAATACTCTCGAGGCTTTCTGCCACAGTTGTTAGTTCTCTGCCGACTAACCCCAAACCATTCTACTGGACTAATTCGACTACCGTGTTGCACTGGATCTGTAACCACAGACAATGGAAACAGTATGTAAGCAATCGTGTTAATGAGATTAGAACCCGCTCCACTGCGGGGAGCTGGAGGCATTGTCCTGGTGCATGTAATCCTGCTGATCTTCCGTCGAGGGGTGTTAATGGAGAGAGCCTATTGTCCAGTGAATTGTGGTGGTGTGGACCTCAGTTTTTGCAGTTGCCAGAGGAAAGGTGGCCAGAGTCAACTGTTCCCCCCACCAGTTGCACTGTCGAGTCAGAATTAATCAAGAGTCCTTCTTTAAACACTCACTCCCTGGTTGCTAATCTGAGCCGCCCTTCAAAAAACCTGGAAGATATATTTGATTGCCGCAGATTTGGATCCTTTGTCAAGCTTCTTAGAGTCACAGCATACGTATTGAGATTTGCGAAGATTTTATGTCCTCCTAAAACATCGAACTGTGTCCCAACAGCTAGTGAATTGAATTGGATCCAGTCAATTCAAGGAAAAATGTTTGCCTCGGAAATCAGTCACTTGAAACACCCGTCACCTCCCAAACCCATCAGAGCCGATCAGTTCAATTTGTTTTTAAGTGAAGAATCTGTGCTTAAGTGTAAAGGGCGAATTGGGAATGCAAATGTTCCAGAGAGTTCTAAGACTCCAGTGTTGTTGTCAACGCGGCATCCTTTTGTTGACTTACTGATACTCCATGTCCACGTGCAAGTAAAGCACAGTGGAATCGCTGACACACTGTCCACCCTGCGAGAAAGTTACTGGATCTTGAAAGGAAGGCAAGCTGTGAAACGAGTGTTAAACTCATGTGTTGTTTGTAGCAGATTCGAGGGAATTCCATATGCGTCAGTCAAGTCTCCAGACCTGCCAAGTCTTAGAGTATCAGAAGATGCTCCATTCACAAATACTGGAATAGATTTTGCGGGGCCTCTCTACACCTTTGAAACCTCAACTGGTGGCGACTCCAACAAGGCTTATGTGTGTCTGTTCACCTGCGCTTCTACAAGGGCTGTGCATTTGGAACTGGCACAAGATCTGTCTGTTAATACTTTCCTTCGATTGTTTAGACGTTTTGCCAGCCGTAGAGGGCTTCCGTCAACACTCATAACTGATAATGCTAAAACCTTCAAGGCTTCATCTCAGATCATAGCACGGATTTCTCGAGCATCAGAAGTAGTACAGTTTCTAAGTAATCATCGGATCACCTGGACCTTTATAACTGAGCGGGCTCCCTGGTGGGGTGGATTTTGGGAGCGACTGATCCGCTCAGTGAAACGCTGCCTTAAAAAATCTATTGGTCGAGCCAACTTGTCTTTTGATGAGCTCCACACAGTTATCGTGGAAATAGAATCAATTTTGAATGCAAGACCCATCACATACCTTTATGATGACCAGGAGGGAATTAGCACAGCACTGTCTCCCTCTCACCTAGTTTATGGTAGAAAGATCACAACAATGCCGAATTCTGAAACCTTTGAAGTTATCAGTACGCATCAATCTCTCACAAGAAGAGCTAAACACCACAAGCATTTATTGTCTCAATTTACTATGAAGTGGAGAAAGGATTATTTGTTGAGTCTGAGAGAACACCATCGTCAGGGAACCAGTAGTAAAGGAAGTTTATCAATTAAATTGGGAGATGAAGTCCTAGTTAAAGGTGATCTATCCAACCGAGCATTTTGGCGACTGGGAGTGGTAGAGGAGTTATTACCAGGAAGAGATGACAATGTCCAAGCAGCTGTAGTCAAAGTCgctgacaagtctggtgaaaAAAGAGCAGTTTTATTGAGACGTTCCATAAAGCACCTATACCCCCTTGAAGTGAAAGCTCAGTCTCCCCTGTCGGAGAGAGCAAGACAAGTCGCTTTGAATCCTCCAACTGTTCCGGCTGCTGAATTGTCTGAAGAACATCAGTCTACCCAAGGGAATGATGGAACACTCAGTCAGCGTCCTCGTCGTCAGGCAGCAATAGCTGGGGAGAAGTTGCGTAGAGGTCAGAAGTGA
- the LOC136244463 gene encoding notchless protein homolog 1-like: MVVMETNASDSKVHIWDSRLAHSVMILTGHSQSVTCVRWGGEGLIYTSSQDRTVKCGETVMCACVCVTLSGRGHWVNTLCLNTDYVLRTGPYESANDKPEGDLHQ, translated from the exons ATGGTTGTCATGGAGACCAATGCATCA gatagtaaaGTTCACATATGGGATTCAAGGCTGGCTCATTCAGTGATGATATTAACTGGTCACAGTCAGTCAGTGACTTGTGTACGATGGGGTGGAGAGGGACTGATATATACCTCATCACAAGATAGGACTGTGAAGTGTGGAGAGACCGtgatgtgtgcgtgcgtgtgtgt GACACTATCAGGACGTGGTCACTGG GTGAACACACTGTGTCTTAACACTGACTATGTGTTAAGGACTGGACCATATGAATCAGCTAATGACAAACCAGAAG GTGACCTCCACCAGTGA